Below is a genomic region from Microbacterium esteraromaticum.
CGTGCTGGAGCGTCCGCGCAACCGCGACCACGGCGACTGGTCGACCAACATCGCGATGCGCCTGGCCAAGCGGCTCGGCACCAGCCCGCGCGACCTCGCTCAGCGGATCGCCGACGGGCTGAACCAGATCGACGGCATCGACGGAGTCGAGGTCGCCGGCCCCGGATTCATCAACATCCGCCTCGAAGCCGGCGCCGCCGGCGCCCTGGCGAAGACCATCGTCGATCAGGGCGCGGCATACGGTGCCAACGACTCTCAGGCGGGCGTCTCGGTGAACGTCGAGTTCGTCTCGGCGAACCCCACGGGTCCACTGCACATCGGGCACACTCGCTGGGCGGCGCTCGGCGACTCGATCGTGCGTCTGCTGCTGGCCAGCGGTGCGCAGGCCGTGCGGGAGTACTACATCAACGACGCGGGTGCGCAGATGGAGCGTTTCGCGCGCTCGGTGCTCGCAGCCGCGAAGGGCGAGCCGACGCCTGAGGACGGCTACCCGGGCGCATACATCGCCGAGCTCGCGCAGCGCGTGCTGGCGTCGCACCCCGGCCTGCTCGACCTGCCCGCCGACGAGCAGCTGATCGTCGCCCGCGATCAGGCCTACGAGTACCAGCTCGCCGAGATCAAGGCATCGCTCGACGCCTTCAACGTGCCCTTCGACGTGTGGTTCTCGGAGCGCACCCTGCACGCCGAGGGGCCCGAGGGCCCGAGCCTGGTCGACCAGGCGGTCGACCGCCTGCGCGCCCAGGGCCACGTCTTCGACGAGGAGGGCGCCGTCTGGGTGCGCACCACAGACTTCGGCGACGACAAGGACCGCGTCATCCGCCGTTCGAACGGCGAGTACACCTACTTCGCCGCCGACGCCGCGTACTACCTGAACAAGGGCGACCGCGGCTTCCAGAACAAGATCTACCTCCTGGGTGCCGATCACCACGGCTACGTGCACCGGCTCAAGGCCGTGGCGGGGGCGGCCGGCGAGGATCCCGAGAAGAACATCCAGGTGCTGATCGGCCAGATGGTCTCGGTGCGCGGAGCTCGGCTGTCGAAGCGCGCGGGCAACATCATCGAGATGGACGACCTGCGCTCCTGGATCGGCACGGATGCTCTGCGATACGCGCTCGAGCGCTCGCCTGCGGACTCGCCGCTCGACCTCGACCCCGAACTGCTGCAGAAGCGCACCAACGACAACCCGGTCTTCTATGTGCAGTACGCTCACGCGCGCACGCACAACGTCGCCCGCAATGCCGCCGAATCGGACGTCGACCGCTCCGAGTTCGCCCCCGAGCTGCTCACCCACGAGACCGAGAGCGCGCTGCTCGGTGCGCTTCAGGAGTTCCCGCGCCTGGTCGCATTCGCCGCAGAGGTGCGCGAGCCGCACCGCATCGCGCGCTACCTGGAAGAGCTGGCGGGCCTGTACCACCGCTGGTACGACAACTGCAGGGTCATCCCGAAGGGCGACGACCCGATCGAGACCGTGCATCGCACGCGTCTGTGGCTGAACGACGCCACAGGTCAGGTGCTGCGCAACGGACTCGACCTGCTGGGAGTCTCGGCCCCCGAGAGGATGTGATCCGGTGATGAGCACGATCAGCCCCCGGAGCCGAAGGGCGCGCTGGCCGTGGGTCGTGCTCGTCATCGTGCTCGTGCTGGCCGCACTGGTCGTCGCGAGCGAGTTCGTCGCGCGCGCCATCGTGCCGAACACGGTCCGATCGCTCGTGATCTCCAACCTCGACCTGCCCGCCGATCAGCAGCTCGACGTCGAGGTGCCTGGCGTGATGCTGCCCCAGCTGATCTCAGGCACACTCGACGAGGTCGAGCTGTCCTCCGACGAGGTGACGATCGGCGGGATCACCGGGTCCGCCCACGTGCGAGCGACGGATGTGCCGGTGGCAGGAGGGGCGCTGGGCGCGGCTGAGGGCACGGTGTCCATCGATCAGGACGAGTTCGGCTCCCTGCTCGCGGCATCGCAGCTGCCGATCACCCGCATCGCGCTGGCGGCGCCGAACGCGACCGTCGAGGGGGAGGTCGAGCTGTTCGGACGGCGGATCCCGGTGGGACTCACGGTGACGCCGGGGGCGGAGCAGGGCGACCTGCTGCTGACCCCCGTATCGCTGATGCTGAACGGCATGCAGATGGATCTCGATGCCGTGTCGGGGATGATCGGCGCGGTGGGCGAGCAGGTCACCAAGCCGCAGCGCATCTGCATCGCCGACCGCCTTCCCGCGGGCATCGCTCTCACCGGACTGCGCATCGAAGGCACCCGCGCCGTCGCCGACATCTCCGCCGACGGCCGGATCTCCATCGATCCCGCGCTGCTCGAGACGGGCACCTGCCCCCGTTCCTGAGCGGCGATCAATCCGGGGCGGCAGCCTTCTGCGCGGCACGCAGCACCGCGGTGGCCGCCCGCACATCGTCCTCGGCCCGCCGGAGCGCGAACTCCGGAAGCGTATCGGCGCCGAAGCGCTCGGCGACCCGGTCGCCGCGCTCGCGGTGCGAGACCGTGATCAGCGCAGTGGCCAGCAGGATCACCTGCGTCGACAGGTTCAGCCACAGCAGCAGCGCGAGGAGGGACGCGAACGAGGCGAGCAGCGGGTTCGCCCTCGCCCCACCGACGAACAGACCCGACAGCTCCTGCAGCGCCAGCAGGCCGGCAGCGCCGACGAGCGCCCCGCCCCAGAGCGCCCCGGCCGATGCGCGCACCCCCGACAGCATCCGGAAGACCGCGGCGATCAGCACGGCGTCGAGGGCGAACACGACGATCAGCGACAGCACGCGCACCGTCCAGAACACGGCGGGGGAGTCCTCTGCGATGCCCAGCGCAGCGGCGGTCCATCCCACGATCAGCTCGCTCGCGAACGTCAGGCCGGCGGCGGCCACGAACGTCGCCCCGATGATCAGCGCGAGAAGGACGCTGCGCAGCACGACCAGGTACCAGACGACGTCGGCGGAATCGGTTCCGGCGACGGTGCGCACGGCGTTGCGCATCGAGCCGATCGCGCCGAGGGCGGATCCGATCAGACCCACCAGGGAGATCACCCCGGCGATCGACAGCCCGGCCGGTGCGCTGATATCGTCCAGGTCGACGATGCCCTTGCCGCCGTCGGTCGCGATGAGCCCTGGCACGGCCGAGTCCACCGCCGACACGACGGCGGTCCACGCCACGGCATCCTGCGAGAGCCACAGGGCCGCCGCCGAGAACCCGAGCAGCACGGCCGCGAACACGCTGAACAGCGCGCGGTACGTCACGGCATCGGCGAGCATCGGACCCCGCCTGCCTGTGTACAGCAGGGCGGCCCGCACGACACGCAGCCGCAGAAGTCGTCGGATGGCGTCCGCCGAGGTACTCGCAGGCCATCCCTTCCGCTCGGCGGTCGGGGCTGCGTCGGAACTCGTCGGCGTCTCCATCCTCTCCACACTATTCAGCTCGTCGGAATGTGGACGGGGCTTGACTCGGCGGTGTCTTAGAATCAGGGTCGACCTCGCCTGCACGGCGATCCCGTCAGAACCCGTGATCCGATTGGTGCTGCGTGCATTCCCCTGATTCCTCTCCCGCCCCCGGATGGCTGCTCGTCCCCGATGACGCCAACGATCTGGTCGAGGGGGTGTGGCCACGCTCCGCCGTACGCGATGCGGACGGCGAGCTGAGCATCGGAGGCGTGGGCGCAGGCGACCTCGCCCGCACCTACGGCACGCCCCTGCAGGTGATCGACGAAGCGGAGGTCCGCCTTCGCGCGGCGACGCTGCGAGACGCCTTCCGTCGTGCGGCAGAGGCCAACGGCACGACCGCGCGCATCTACTACGCGGGCAAGGCGCTGCTGAACACGTCGATCGTGCGGTGGGTGCTCGAGGAGGGACTGAACGTCGACGTCTGCACCGGCGGCGAGCTCGAGGTCGCGTTGGCGGGGGGAGCGGATGCCGGGAAGCTGGGCTTCCACGGCAACAACAAGTCCGTGGGCGAGCTCGAGCGCGCGGTGGATGCCGGCGTCGGCACGATCATCATCGACAGCGTCATCGAGATTGAGCGCCTCGCCGCCATCGTCTCGCGCACCGGCGCGACGCAGCGCGTCATGCTGCGCGTCAACAGCGGCGTGCACGCCGAGACCCACGACTTCCTCGCGACGGCGCACGAGGACCAGAAGTTCGGCTTCGCGCTCGATCAGGCGCCGGCGGCGGTCGCGCGCATCCGCGAGATCGACGGCCTGCTGTTCTCCGGCCTGCACTGCCACATCGGCTCGCAGATCTTCGGCGTCGCGGGCTTCAAGGAGTCCGCTTCGCGCGTGCTCGACCTGCACCAGGAGCTGCTCGAGGGGGCGACATCCCGCAGCTCAATCTCGGGGGCGGGTTCGGCATCGCGTACACGCGGGTCGACGACCCGACGCCCATCGCGGAGCTCGCCGACGGCATCGTCTCGGCCGTCGCCGAGGGGTGCGCGGCGCGCGGGATCCCTGTGCCCGCCCTCTCGTTCGAACCAGGCCGCGCGATCGTCGGCAACGCCGGCGTGACCCTGTACGAGATCGGCACCACGAAGGACGTCGAGCTCGAGACGACAACACGGCGCTACGTCAGTGTCGACGGCGGCATGAGCGACAACGCACGGCCTGCCCTGTACGGCGCGCAGTTCTCGGCCAGGCTCGCCTCTCGGGCGGGAACAGCCGAACCCGTTCTGGTGAGGGTGGTCGGAAAGCACTGCGAGTCGGGAGACATCGTCGTGGACCACGAATACCTCCCGGGCGACCTCACTCCGGGGGATCTGCTCGCCGTGCCGGTGACGGGGGCGTACTGCGCGCCTCTGTCGAACAACTACAACCATGTGCCCCGGCCGCCCGTCGTCGCCGTCTCCGACGGGATCGCACGAGTCATCGTGCGGGGCGAGTCGATCGCCGACCTGCTCGCGCGCGACGTGGGCATCCCGCAGTGATCGCGGCCGTCAGCGGCCAGACCGAACTTCCCGATCCGACGTGCTGAGGAGCGCAGATGACTGACTACCGACGACTTCGCGTGGCGCTGCTGGGAGCCGGAGCCGTGGGCTCGCAGGTGGCATCCCTGCTGCTGCGTCACGGCGAGGAGCTCGCAGACCGCGCCGGAGCGCACCTCGAGCTCTCCGGCATCGCCGTGCGCGACGTCGACGCCCCGCGGGACGTCGATCTTCCCGCGAGCTCTTCACCACGGACGCCGAGACGCTGATCACCGGCTCGGACATCGTGATCGAGCTGATGGGGGGCATCGAGCCCGCACGCTCGCACATCCTGCTCGGACTCGGCTCAGGCGCCGACGTCGTCACCGCGAACAAGGCGCTGCTCGCCACGCACGGGCCCGAGATCTTCGAGGCCGCCGAGCGCGTCGGCGCCTCCGTGTACTACGAGGCCGCAGCCGCCGGCGCGATCCCGATCATCCGCCCGCTGCGCGATTCGCTCGCAGGCGACCGCGTGGTGCGCATCATGGGGATCGTCAACGGCACGACCAACTACATCCTCGACCGCATGGACGTCGAGGGTGCGGACTTCGCCGAGGTGCTCGCCGACGCCCAGCGCCTCGGCTACGCCGAGGCCGATCCCACCGCGGACGTCGAGGGCTACGACGCGGCGCAGAAGGCGGCGATCCTGGCATCCCTCGCCTTCCACACCGCCGTGCCCCTCGAGGCCGTGCACCGTGAGGGCATCACCACCATCACGGCCGACATGATCGAGGAGGCCCGCGAGGCCGGATTCGTCATCAAGCTGCTCGCGGTGTGCGAGCGGCTCGGCAACGGCGGCCCCGAGTCGATCTCCGTGCGGGTCTACCCCGCCCTCGTGCCGCGCGAGCACCCGCTCGGCGCCGTGCACGGGGCCAACAACGCCGTGTTCGTCGAGGCCGAGGCCGCCGGCTCGCTGATGTTCTACGGTGCAGGCGCGGGCGGCGTGCAGACGGCATCCGCCGTGCTGGGCGACGTGGTCTCGGCTGCGCGGCGACACATCGCGGGCGGCACGGGGGTCGGCGAGTCGACCCGGGCCAACCTGCCCGTGGTCTCGATCGGACACGTGATGACCCGCTATCAGATCACCCTCGAGGTGTCGGACGAGGCGGGCGTGCTCGCCACGATCGCCGGTCTCCTCAGCGACGGCGGCGTGTCGGTGGCGACGCTGGTGCAGACGGTCATCCCGGCCGCGGACGGCGCCGACGGCGAGACCGCCCGGCTGATCATCGGCACGCACCGGGCCACGGACAGCGCACTCAGCGCCGCGGTGGAGCGGCTGGCGTCGAGCGACGTCGTCGAGCGGGTCGTGTCCGTGCTGCGCGTCGAGGGGGAGTGAGCATGGGGTCACCCTCGTGCCGGCCGAGCCGGTCGCATCCGAGGCGCCGCACGTCGAGGCCGCGATCCGCACGGTCATGGTCACGGTGCCCGCGACCAGCGCGAACCTCGGTCCCGGATTCGACACGCTCGGCCTCGCCCTGAGCGTCTACGACACCCTCACGGCGTCGTCGTTCGACGACGACCGTCTCGTGATCGAGGTCACCGGCTCGGGCGCGGAGGAGATCCCCGTCGATGCGAGCAACCTCGTGGTCCGCTCCATCGCGCACGTCTTCGCCGACGTCGGCCGTCGGATGCCCGGCCTGCACCTGCACGCGGCCAACGGCGTGCCGCACGGACGCGGACTCGGCTCGTCGGGCGCAGCGGTCACCGCGGGCATCCTGATCGCCAAGGGACTGCTCGCCGGCGATGTCGATCTCGACGACGATGCGCTGCTGCGCCTGGCGACCGAGCTCGAGGGGCACCCCGACAACGTCGCGCCCGCCCTGTTCGGCGGCCTGACCATCGCGTGGACGGGCGAGCGCGGTCCGCAGCACAAGAAGCTGCTGGTGCACCGCGGCGTCGCACCGCTGGTGTTCGTGCCCGGCTTCACGATGTCGACCTCGCTGGCGCGCTCGCTGCAGCCGCCGCAGGTCTCGCGCGAGGACGCGGTGTTCAACGTGTCGCGCTCTGCGCTGCTGATCGCGGCCCTGACCCAGAGCCCCGAGCTCCTGCTCGACGCGACCGACGACCGTCTGCACCAGGACTACCGCGGCCCCGCCATGCCCGAGACGCTGCGTCTGGTCCAGGCGCTGCGCGCCGAGGGCTACGCCGCTGTCGTGTCAGGAGCCGGCCCCAGCGTGCTCGTGCTCGCCGACGGTCCCGGCGCGCGGCAGCGTGCGGTCGAGGTGGCGGATGCCGTGACGGACACTCCGTGGCAGGCGCACATGCTCGCGGTCGACGTGCAGGGTGGTACAGTAAGGGAACGAGCGGAGGGCACCACGTAACTTCGTGATTCTCGCCCTATCGCAATTCTGCGAAGTCCGCACGCGATCCCCAGGAACATCCAGGTACTGGCTGGCAGGCGCTCTGCGTCGGCGCGTGTGATGCCCGCAGCATCTGCTGCGTGCACATCGGACTGCTCGTCTTCCCACGACATATGAGGGAGTACTCGTGGAGAACCTCTCCGAGACCCAGAACGACACCCCGTCCACCGATTCGGTGACGGCTGAGACCCCGGCCCCGGCACGCAAGCGCGCGCCGCGTCGCGCCACCACGGCTTCCGCCGCCGCCGCCGAGACGAGCTCGGCCGACGCGGCGGCAGCGCCGACGGCGGATGCCGCTCCCGCAGAGGAGCAGCCGAAGGCCAAGGCGCCGCGTCGCACGCGTGCGAAGAAGTCCGACGCCGAGACCCTCGACCTGCCGTCCGCCGATGCCCCCGTCGAGGCAGCTCCCGCGAAGGCTGCGGCGGCCGACAAGGTCGAAGACGGCGAGACACCGGCGAAGCCGGCGCGCAAGCGCCCGTCGCGCGCCAAGAAGACCGATGCCGCCGTGGAGGCCGCCCCCGCCGTGGACGGCGGCCCGGCGACGGAGACCCCTGCCGACGCCGGCACCAGCGACTCGCGCGACAAGGCCGACGAGCAGAGTGCGGATGCCCCGGCGGAGACCGCCAAGCGCCCCGCGCGCGGTCGTCGCGGCGCGAAGGCGGCAGAGGCCGACGCGCCCGCCGAGACGCCGGCCGAGCCCGCACCCAGCGAGCAGGGCTCGAGCACGAGCGAGCAGAGCGGCGGTGACGGCGAAGGCGAGGGCGAGGGCTCCGGCCGCAGCCGCAGCCGCAGTCGCAGCCGCAGCCGTGGACGCGGCGGCAACGCCCAGAACGGCAACGCCCAAAACAGCGGCGCCCAGAACGGCGGCGGTCAGAACGGCGGCGGTCAGAACGACTCCGACGAGGAGTCCGGCTCGGGCCGCGGACGCCAGCGCAACAGCAAGCGCCGTGGTGGCGGCAACGCCACCGCCGACGAGTTCGAGACCGAGATCGGCGAGGATGACGTGCTCATCCCGGTGGCCGGCATCCTCGATGTGCTCGACAACTATGCGTTCGTGCGCACCACCGGCTATCTCGCAGGCTCCAGCGACGTCTACGTCTCGCTCGGCCAGGTCAAGAAGTACAACCTGCGCAAGGGCGACGCCGTGGTCGGTGCGATCAAGCAGCCGCGCGAGGGCGAGCAGCAGGGCCGCCAGAAGTACAACGCACTCGTCAAGGTCGACTCGATCAACGGCCTCTCGCCCGACGACGCGGCCAATCGCGTCGAGTTCGGCAAGCTGACCCCGCTGTACCCGCAGGAGCGCCTGCGTCTCGAGACCGCTCCCGAGAAGCTGACGCAGCGCATCATCGACCTCGTCGCGCCCATCGGCAAGGGCCAGCGCGGACTCATCGTCGCGCCGCCCAAGGCGGGCAAGACCATCGTGCTGCAGCAGATCGCCAATGCGATCGCGCAGAACAACCCCGAGGTCCACCTCATGGTCGTGCTCGTCGACGAGCGCCCCGAAGAGGTCACCGACATGCAGCGCACGGTCAAGGGCGAGGTCATCGCCTCGACCTTCGACCGCCCCGCCGAAGACCACACCACGGTCGCCGAGCTGGCGATCGAGCGCGCCAAGCGCCTGGTCGAGCTCGGCCGCGACGTTGTCGTGCTGCTCGACTCGATCACCCGTCTGGGCCGGGCGTACAACATCTCGACCCCGGCGTCGGGCCGCGTGCTCACCGGCGGCGTCGACGCCGCGGCGCTCTACCCGCCGAAGCGCTTCTTCGGCGCCGCACGCAACATCGAGAACGGCGGCTCGCTGACCATCCTCGCGACCGCTCTCGTCGAGACCGGCTCGAAGATGGACGAGGTCATCTTCGAGGAGTTCAAGGGCACGGGCAACAGCGAGCTGCGCCTGTCGCGCCAGCTCGCCGACAAGCGGATCTTCCCCGCGGTCGACGTCAACGCGTCGAGCACCCGCCGCGAGGAGATGCTGCTCTCGGCCGACGAGGTCAAGATCACCTGGAAGCTGCGTCGCGCCCTCGCCGGCCTCGACCCGCAGCAGGCGCTCGAGGTCGTCCTCGGCAAGCTCAAGGAGACCGGCTCGAACGTCGAGTTCCTGTTCCAGATGCAGAAGTCGGTGCCGACGCCGACCTCGAACGGCAGCTCGCACGCCCACGAGAACAGCATCCGCTGATCCACCGCTGAGCGGAGCAGAGGCGTGTTCGAATCGGTCCAGGCCCTCATCGAGGAGCATCGCCGGGTGCAGGAGGAGCTCTCCGACCCGGCGGTGCACGCCGACGCCGCGCGCGCCAAGCGCGTGAACCGGCGCTATGCGGAGCTGAACCGCATCGTCGCCGCGCACGAGGCCTGGACGACGGCGGCCGACGACCTCGACGCGGCTCGCGAGCTCGCCAGGGAGGACGACGCCTTCGCCGACGAGGTCCCTGCGCTGGAGGAGGGACTGCGCGCCGCACAGGAGAAGCTGCGCCGTCTGCTCATCCCTCGCGATCCCGACGACGCCCGCGACGTGATCATGGAGATCAAGGCGGGGGAGGGCGGTGCCGAATCGGCGCTGTTCGCCGCGGACCTGCTGCGCATGTACGTGCAGTACGCGGCCTCCAAGGGCTGGAAG
It encodes:
- the argS gene encoding arginine--tRNA ligase, yielding MNPEALSAAVLAVLSPIAASLRPDDALGVDATDIVLERPRNRDHGDWSTNIAMRLAKRLGTSPRDLAQRIADGLNQIDGIDGVEVAGPGFINIRLEAGAAGALAKTIVDQGAAYGANDSQAGVSVNVEFVSANPTGPLHIGHTRWAALGDSIVRLLLASGAQAVREYYINDAGAQMERFARSVLAAAKGEPTPEDGYPGAYIAELAQRVLASHPGLLDLPADEQLIVARDQAYEYQLAEIKASLDAFNVPFDVWFSERTLHAEGPEGPSLVDQAVDRLRAQGHVFDEEGAVWVRTTDFGDDKDRVIRRSNGEYTYFAADAAYYLNKGDRGFQNKIYLLGADHHGYVHRLKAVAGAAGEDPEKNIQVLIGQMVSVRGARLSKRAGNIIEMDDLRSWIGTDALRYALERSPADSPLDLDPELLQKRTNDNPVFYVQYAHARTHNVARNAAESDVDRSEFAPELLTHETESALLGALQEFPRLVAFAAEVREPHRIARYLEELAGLYHRWYDNCRVIPKGDDPIETVHRTRLWLNDATGQVLRNGLDLLGVSAPERM
- a CDS encoding LmeA family phospholipid-binding protein, whose protein sequence is MSTISPRSRRARWPWVVLVIVLVLAALVVASEFVARAIVPNTVRSLVISNLDLPADQQLDVEVPGVMLPQLISGTLDEVELSSDEVTIGGITGSAHVRATDVPVAGGALGAAEGTVSIDQDEFGSLLAASQLPITRIALAAPNATVEGEVELFGRRIPVGLTVTPGAEQGDLLLTPVSLMLNGMQMDLDAVSGMIGAVGEQVTKPQRICIADRLPAGIALTGLRIEGTRAVADISADGRISIDPALLETGTCPRS
- a CDS encoding YhjD/YihY/BrkB family envelope integrity protein, giving the protein METPTSSDAAPTAERKGWPASTSADAIRRLLRLRVVRAALLYTGRRGPMLADAVTYRALFSVFAAVLLGFSAAALWLSQDAVAWTAVVSAVDSAVPGLIATDGGKGIVDLDDISAPAGLSIAGVISLVGLIGSALGAIGSMRNAVRTVAGTDSADVVWYLVVLRSVLLALIIGATFVAAAGLTFASELIVGWTAAALGIAEDSPAVFWTVRVLSLIVVFALDAVLIAAVFRMLSGVRASAGALWGGALVGAAGLLALQELSGLFVGGARANPLLASFASLLALLLWLNLSTQVILLATALITVSHRERGDRVAERFGADTLPEFALRRAEDDVRAATAVLRAAQKAAAPD
- the thrB gene encoding homoserine kinase, yielding MVTVPATSANLGPGFDTLGLALSVYDTLTASSFDDDRLVIEVTGSGAEEIPVDASNLVVRSIAHVFADVGRRMPGLHLHAANGVPHGRGLGSSGAAVTAGILIAKGLLAGDVDLDDDALLRLATELEGHPDNVAPALFGGLTIAWTGERGPQHKKLLVHRGVAPLVFVPGFTMSTSLARSLQPPQVSREDAVFNVSRSALLIAALTQSPELLLDATDDRLHQDYRGPAMPETLRLVQALRAEGYAAVVSGAGPSVLVLADGPGARQRAVEVADAVTDTPWQAHMLAVDVQGGTVRERAEGTT
- the rho gene encoding transcription termination factor Rho; protein product: MENLSETQNDTPSTDSVTAETPAPARKRAPRRATTASAAAAETSSADAAAAPTADAAPAEEQPKAKAPRRTRAKKSDAETLDLPSADAPVEAAPAKAAAADKVEDGETPAKPARKRPSRAKKTDAAVEAAPAVDGGPATETPADAGTSDSRDKADEQSADAPAETAKRPARGRRGAKAAEADAPAETPAEPAPSEQGSSTSEQSGGDGEGEGEGSGRSRSRSRSRSRGRGGNAQNGNAQNSGAQNGGGQNGGGQNDSDEESGSGRGRQRNSKRRGGGNATADEFETEIGEDDVLIPVAGILDVLDNYAFVRTTGYLAGSSDVYVSLGQVKKYNLRKGDAVVGAIKQPREGEQQGRQKYNALVKVDSINGLSPDDAANRVEFGKLTPLYPQERLRLETAPEKLTQRIIDLVAPIGKGQRGLIVAPPKAGKTIVLQQIANAIAQNNPEVHLMVVLVDERPEEVTDMQRTVKGEVIASTFDRPAEDHTTVAELAIERAKRLVELGRDVVVLLDSITRLGRAYNISTPASGRVLTGGVDAAALYPPKRFFGAARNIENGGSLTILATALVETGSKMDEVIFEEFKGTGNSELRLSRQLADKRIFPAVDVNASSTRREEMLLSADEVKITWKLRRALAGLDPQQALEVVLGKLKETGSNVEFLFQMQKSVPTPTSNGSSHAHENSIR